A single window of Pradoshia eiseniae DNA harbors:
- a CDS encoding 5-oxoprolinase subunit C family protein → MIIEKPGLLSTIQDLGRKGYKRYGIISSGSMDQIAHRIANMLVLNDEDDEAIEITMTGPVIQFQNDAVIAITGGQLSPAINEEKIEMYRPVLVRAGDVLSFGRAKEGIRSYLAVHGGFSVDRVMQSASTYLRAGIGGYKGRALKKGDVLPLKRTISIDEWDKPIKWSANRFNHSQDMMPKTIRVIKGLQYDAFTEDSQRSFEEKEYTVMPDSDRMGYRLDGENLSLKEQREFISEAVSFGTIQVPADGQPIILLADSQTLGGYAKLAQIATVNRSILAQSKPGDRLKFNVIGLNEAQRLLIEQEQELQILKRAIALEME, encoded by the coding sequence ATGATTATCGAAAAGCCTGGTTTGCTATCAACCATTCAGGATTTAGGAAGGAAAGGCTATAAACGATATGGCATCATTTCAAGCGGTTCAATGGACCAGATAGCCCATCGGATCGCCAATATGCTTGTGCTTAATGATGAGGATGATGAAGCAATCGAAATTACGATGACAGGTCCTGTGATCCAGTTCCAGAACGATGCGGTGATCGCCATTACGGGCGGACAATTATCCCCTGCAATCAATGAGGAAAAGATTGAGATGTATCGTCCAGTTTTGGTGAGAGCAGGAGATGTCCTTTCCTTTGGAAGAGCAAAGGAAGGCATTCGCTCTTACTTGGCTGTCCATGGCGGATTTTCCGTCGATCGGGTGATGCAAAGTGCCTCCACTTACCTTAGGGCCGGGATAGGCGGATATAAAGGGCGGGCATTGAAGAAAGGTGATGTGCTGCCATTAAAGAGAACCATTTCCATTGATGAGTGGGATAAACCAATTAAGTGGTCAGCTAATCGATTCAATCATTCACAAGACATGATGCCGAAAACAATCAGAGTGATTAAAGGGCTTCAATATGATGCATTCACGGAGGATAGTCAACGTTCCTTTGAAGAGAAGGAATACACCGTGATGCCAGACTCGGACAGGATGGGCTATCGGTTGGATGGTGAAAATTTAAGCTTAAAAGAACAAAGGGAGTTCATCTCAGAGGCTGTCTCGTTTGGGACAATCCAAGTACCTGCTGATGGGCAGCCGATCATCCTTTTGGCAGACAGCCAAACGCTCGGCGGGTATGCAAAGCTTGCCCAGATCGCGACGGTGAATCGATCCATTCTTGCCCAATCGAAACCAGGAGACCGCTTGAAATTCAATGTAATCGGATTGAACGAGGCACAGCGGCTGCTGATCGAACAAGAGCAGGAGCTGCAAATCCTGAAAAGAGCGATCGCGTTAGAGATGGAATGA